The following is a genomic window from Mus caroli chromosome 17, CAROLI_EIJ_v1.1, whole genome shotgun sequence.
AGTTCCCAGCATAGCCTTTGCCAAGCGCTGGCCCAGACTGGGCTGTACATTAGGATTGCCTGGGGGAGCCCTCCCTGTGCTTCTGTGTACCTGGGAGCTCTCCAGGTGATTTCCTGTGCCCCACATCATGTGACACCAGGCCTGGGACTCTGTATAGGTTCTGATTTCTCTGTCCAGGGGTGTGCTGGGCACCTGAGGAAGTTGTTTTCAATGCCAACAAATGGCGCGTAAACAGTGGTcccaggttgcctgtttctacTGGAAGATGTATAGGCAAAGTGAAAAGTCCATTTGGTCAAGGGTTGAGGGCAAGCAAGCAGCCTGCTCCATTTGAACATGTTACCCCAGGCCTCCTGTCTGACTTCTAGGGACCATGCTGGTGGGAACGAGAAGCTGGTGAAGCTGGAGCCTGGGCTGAGGGTTTATGGAGGTGATGACCGCATCGGGGCCTTGACTCACAAGGTCACACACCTCTCCACACTGCAGGTACACACTAAGCCAGAAAAGAAGTATCTTTTATAGAGAAGTGCCTGGTTTCAATTTGACTCAGTTATGGAGGCAAAACCAAAATAGGCCGGTTTGGGTTTTTTCCTTGAGCACACCCCCCTGAAGCATCTGCACCTGCTAGGGCCATCCCCTAGCAGAAAGCATTGGCCCCTCCGTGTGTGTCCTGAGGCTACAAAGCCTGGATGGCTCTGCAGGTGTCTAGAATGCAGATAGATCCAGGACTGAGCACATCCAGGTGGTCAGCAAGGGGAGGGTCATAGGAGCCAACAGTGCTGCCACTTGCGATGgtccagctcatcccaggacCTCTATTTCAGGTGGGGTCTCTCAGTGTCAAATGTCTGTCAACACCCTGCCATACTTCGGGACACATCTGTTACTTTGTGAGCAAGCCTGGGAGCTCAGAGCCTTCTGCTGTGTTCACAGGTgagtgggggctgggaggggtgtgtgtgtgtgtgtgtgtgtgtgtgtgtgtgtgtgtgtgtagactctGCATTGGCTGTGTGAGGAAAACTCCTGTGCAGAGAAGCAGGGGTTTCCCTGTCAGACCTAGCAGGGGCTGCatcttctccagccccacatcccacATAAGGAAATGCAAAGGAGTCTGAGTTGTGTGTGGGCTGCTGCCCCGGGGGCCTGAAGGGGACAGCTCCATTTGTGGTGGTCACCCCTCTGCAAACTCCACCCCTGCCCTGTAGCAGCCAACTGATGGGCGTGGTCCTTCCTTCAGCCTTGCAGAGAGGCTTGGGATCTGGGCGAGGCCAGCACAAGGCAGTACCTGCTTCCCCGGCTTGGGTGACGTGAACCCAATGGCCCCTGCAGAGCCAGAAGCCTAACTTTTCTGTGGGCGGTTCATGAGACCGAGCCAAACCCTGGGTTAATGTGTGCAGCTCAACTCAGTCCACAGTAGGTTTGTCCAGAAGTCAGAGGAATTTTCCACATTTGAAGAAAAAATGGAATCCTCACTGGTGCTGACTGGGAGCCCGTGAAGCAGAGCAACCTCGGGACAACAGTGCTGAGCAGCCTGGGCCTCCTGACCGCTGGGACTGGCGTGTGCAGGGGCCCGGCATGTACAGGGGGCCTCCTAACCACTGGGAGCAGGGGCCAGTGTGTGCAGGGGACCGTGTGGGGGCCGAGACCGTGTGGGGGCCTCCTCCAGTTGTGATGCGGTCCATGAAGATGGGCTGCCATCCCATGACAGTTACTGGGGCTCTGAGCCTGGCTGGAGGGCAGGTCCGCTTGTCCTTAAAGAGGTCCTAGTAGGGCTTTCAGGCGGGAGAAGTGGGGTGGAGGCTTAGATCTCCTTTGGGAAACATGAAATTGCCCAGGAACCCCAGCTTGTTTTTAAACATGATACAGAAGGGTTTTTGtgttggattttggttttttttttattttttaaagatttatttatttattatatgtaagtgtactgtagctgtcttcagacagaccagaagagggtgtcagatctcattacggatggttgtgagccaccatgtggttgctgggatttgaactctggaccttcagaagagcagtcgggtgctcttacccactgagccatctcaccagcccggattttggttttagacagggtctctgtagcccaagctggcctggaacttgtggcagtcgtctgccttagccttctggGTGTGTGGGTTACAGGTGAGAGCCAGCACACCTGACTTGAAAATTTCCTGTCTCCATCATGGCATTGTGTAGTTCATGCTCAGGCCCTGGGCTCACCTCCACCCTGCctagcactggttctcaaccttcctaatgctgcgaccctttaatacaggtcctcatgtgtggtgacccccaaccataagattattttcattgctacttcataactgtaacttgcAGCTCTTATGAATCTCagtataaatatctaatatgcaggatatatgATATGCAGCCCCTGTAAAGAAgttgtgacctacaggttgaaaactgctctATAAAGTTGAGCGCTGTAGCATGGAACAGGACAGCACCTCTGAGCGCGCCTGCTCAGTTGTGATTGGTGGCTTTGGCTGGGGTTTTCTGAACTGCAGTGCTGCTGTGGTGAAATGGTGATAAGCATCCGGCCCTCAGCTTGTGACCACCAAGGTTAATCGAGGTGTAGACTCAGCTGGCCCACCTCTGTgggcatggctgtgtgtgtgcccTGCGACAGGCTCTGTGCCAGTGTCTGTGAGAGCAGATGGCAGCCCCTCTCTTTCAAGCTGTCATGGACTGATAACAGGAAGCCACATCAGGACATGCCAGCCTTgggagaaggtgtgtgtgtgtgtgtgtgtgtgtgtgttttggctgTCATTCCCCAGGTACACTGTAATGGttaattttttgtcaacttgatacaaattagagtcttctgggaagaaaaaaaaagcttgagaAAAAGGCCTCCATTAGGTTGGCAAgtctgtggggaattttcttgattaataattgtgggagggcccagtcttCTGTGGGCAGTGCTGCCCCTGGGCAGATGTGTCccgggttctataaggaagcaaactgagcaagccagtaagcagtcaTCCTCTGTGGTcttggcttcagttcctgcttccaggttcctgccccttCATGGGAGCTGTAAGATGGAGAAGGTTACCAGGCAGGGTGAACTAGCTAGCATGCCTGGGTTCttacatgagttctgggcatGAGGCTCAGTTCCTGAGGCCTGAAGGCAAGCATTTTCCAGCTAGCCAATCTCCTCAGCCCCGTTCTATGTTGACACTGGATGGAGTCCAAGGCCCATGTGTCAGGCAGGTTCTGCGTCCCAGCCCCAGCTGAGCTTAGGGCTGGGTCCCTCATGACTCTCTCCTGACAGAAGGTACTCGGTGTCATGGTGAGTGCCACAGGATGTAGGGCCCGTGATGTCCTGCCCTTCCCATGACTGTTGGTGGGCAGCACCTGGCCTGTGATGCAAGGTTTCATCATAGCGAGGTACGCTGGGGCGCGCTCTGGCATCAACAGTGAGGGCCGGTGGTGAGGCATGTACTGCTCAGTAGCCCACAAAAGTTGAGCCAGCTGCCACTCCAGCTGACCTGATGGGAGCTGGAGTGGAGAGTGGAGGCGGGCACAGCCTTAGAAGGTGTGGTGGGAGGGAGGGCCAGACATCTGCAGCTGTAGTCTAGGATAAAGCCTgccaggcagagagaggtagaCTGGGCACTGAGAGGCAACAGGGGATAGTACTGGGGACTGAGGTGTTTAGAGCTTCAGATTTGGAATCCCTCCTTGTGGCGCCCAGGAGGAGTGTGGTGCCTGGCACCATGAGAGCCCACTGAGCTAGCCACAGTGGAAAATCCAGGGGTCTGTAGGGAACAGAATCAGTCAGGTTGTCCCACCAATGCTGGGCAAGGCCAAGAGCAATGCTAGTCTGGATATGGAGGAAGAATGCCTCAGATGTTCTCAGCAACAAAGAGAGAGTGTCAAACATGGATGCCAGGAGGAGCGGGGCATCCGAGGATCTAGGGAGGGCTGCTGCGAGATGGGCGTGGACTGGGCTTGTGGTGATTTCAGCTAAGGTCAGGGGACCCTGGGTTCCAGGCCCAAACAGTGGCTTAGTGGCTGTGGTTGAAGCTGACAGGATGGATTGTTGTGGACAGCCTTGTGCCATGTTGGCTGAAGATGCCTTTTGGTGTATGGGTGCCAGTTGGGGGGCTGGGGGACTAGGGGCCTGAGGGTTATGTCCTGTTGCCTGTCCATAGGTTGGGGCTTAGCTCTAGGTGCAGCAGGGCGGTGTATGAGCTGACTGTGAGACACTGTCGCTGTGTTTTTCAGGTGACACATTGTTTGTTGCTGGCTGTGGGAAGTTCTATGAGGGAACTGCAGATGAGATGTACAAGGCGCTGCTTGAAGTCTTGGGCCGGCTTCCTCCAGACACAGTAGGCAGTGCCTCCCTTGCCCAAAGGACCCGCATGCTCTAGGAGCATAGCTACTGCATGCTGGGCCCACCCTTCAGGCCCCCaaactgtctctgcttccccggCTGGCCTGTGTGTGGTGGATCCTCTGAGCAGCCTCAACTCTAAGCTGAGGGGAGAAGTGGGCAGAGCCATAGCCTTAACAGCTCGTAGTATCCTCTAGTGCACACACTGTGTGGGCTGCCAAGTCAGGCTGAGACATGACATGGTCCTGTGTTGTCTTTTTCTTCAGAAAGTCTACTGTGGTCATGAATACACCGTAAACAACCTTAAGTTTGCACGCCACGTGGAGCCCGGAAATGCTGCCATTCAAGAGAAACTAGCCTGGGCCAAGGTGAGTGAGCATGGCTTAGGTCTTGTCATGGCACAGGGCCTCTCCAAGGGCCTGGATGTTGACACACAGCACAGTCCAGACAGCAGGTGGAAGCTAGGTGTCACCAGCTCAGTGCTTGTCACTGCAGTAAAATCTAACTGGAGGACACACACAGTGCAGGCCTTAGACTCTGCATCTTAGCAGAAGGGGCCCAAGCTACAGGGTCCAGCCTTGTTCCACACACACTGAGCCAGTTGATCCTCATCTGAAGTGGTTTAGGCACCAGTGAGCCCAAGGCAGTGGCAAGAGCTTTGTTGGAAACCAGGCTCTGCCTTCCTGTGGTTCACTACAGATGTTATGGTGAGCTGTGCACACCTGGGAGGTGCAGCTTTCTCTGCCAAGTTCAGGAAGTGGTGCTTCCCTGCATAGATGTCCTGTgccattatttaaaataaacactcTATCCAGCATCTTTTCCAAATAGCGAAGCGGGTTACAAAGTAACACTAGAAAGTTCCCcatacctgcagtcccagcacttggaaagctgccTGGTGAGAGAGAGTCAGGAGTTAGACTAGTCTCAGCTACTTTGTGTGTTCttagctagcctgggctacatgagactatctcagaaaaacaacaattCAGATGCTGAGTCAGGTGCAGTGGCACACATCTAATCTACTTAAGAGGCTGCAAGTTCGCTGGGCAGtagcggcacacgcctttaatcccagcacttgggaggcagaggcaggcggatttctgagttcgaggccagcctgttctacaaagtgagttccaggacagccagggctacacagagaaaccctgtctcgaaaaaccaaaaaaaaaaacagccagggctacacagagaaaccctgtctcaaaaacaaaaacacaaacaaacaaacaggaaaaaaaaaaaaaaaaaagaggctacaAGTTTAAGGCCGACCTGGGCAGCGAAGTGCATCAAAGCCATCCCCTCAGAAAAAAACGTCAACCCTCATAATTAGTTAATCATATTCATCTTAAGAGGATGCATTTAGTATTCTCATAAAGGCCACACTGTGTGTACACTGTCCATACCATAATACTGCCCGGCAACTTATTTTACTCCTTTATTTCCccttggtgctggggatcaaaagCAGGGCCTCACAATGCCAGACCAGCAACTTTGAGGGTAATTCACACGCATGCGAGTGTCTTGGATGAAACCTGTAGTTAGATGAGCTTTAGACAGCACACACCCACGTATCCCTGCCATACCTGAGCTAGACCACACTGCCGGATCCCCTCGGGaaggcactttttaaaaagctttgatTTTTCATATATGAATGTTTGACCTGCATGTACCTATAAGTGTCACATGCATGACTcatacccatggaggccagaagagatcatcagagcccctgaaactggagttacaggtagctgaaGGTtcccacgtgggtgctgggaaccgaacatacgtcctttgcaagagcagccagcgctcctaaccactgagccacctttccagcctctCCCCCAACAAGGCACCCTTGACTCTCAGCACCTTGTGTTGGCAGCTGCCCTTCTCTAGAGGGTCCTATAACAAAACCATGAGCTCTTCTCGCCTCTCTAGCTCCTGCTCAGTCTGTGTCACATGGCTCGGTCCGGGAGTTCATCTGTTAGCTGTGCTTCCTGAGTCACGAGTGCAGCTGCTGTGCCTGCTTGTGCGTGTCATTTTATTCATGCTTTGTTGTTTGTTCCCGCCTTTGGGACTGTGTTTAAAACTGGACTTGCTGAGCCATACAGCCAAGTGCATGTTTAACCCTCAGACTGGTTTTCAAAGTTGGAAAACGGATCCCGCTGTTTAATGCTTCCCTCTTGACGACTGTAGTTCCTGATGCTTTGCGTGGTGACGGAGCATTAGTGTTAGCAGTCTTTTTATAACCCCTGGTTTTGTGTGTCCTGGCCATGAGGAAGATTCACGTGGGTGGCTGCAGCTCTTGTCGCAGCTCTGTCCCTCAGGCCTCCATGTTAGCCAGCAATAGTTGGACAAGAGCTACATGGAGAGCCCTGCGTGTATGAACTCCTCAGCTTTGGTTTAGCTCTGTTAGCATCATCTCTGCGCTACTCAGGAGCAAGGCTATCCATGTGAGGTGGTGGCCAGTGCCCTCTGGCAATCCACTGCTCGGTGCTCCTCAGGTACTGTCTGGGAGCTCCTGACACTGTGCTGGGAGCCCAAGTCACCCACTGCCCCCTGCCACGCTGCTTCTCTTGTTGGGGGCCTTgctctctttgcttttgttttcattgtgtggAACACAAAGCTCACAGTAATAAAGACAGGACTAACCTGCCCCTTGGAGGCAGCATAGAGACAGGACTGGCATAGTAGGGCAGCAGTTGACCCTCGGGGACATCAAGACCACTGCTGGTCCCTCACATGAGCTGTCTGCCCTGGCCACTCTTGCTGTGCCATCTGGGATACACTTGAGTTTCTAGATCATTGAGATATTTGAAAGGTGAGACTCATTGAGCCCTAAGCGACAGTGGTATCTTTTACAGGAGAAGTATGCCATCGGGGAGCCCACGGTGCCATCCACCCTGGCAGAAGAGTTCACCTACAACCCCTTCATGAGAGTGAAGTAAGACGGTAGTGGGGCTCTCTCTTGACCGCACCCCTcctgtggtagctcatgccttatGACACGAGATGAACCAGGGCTGAGCCCATCCTGAAGTGTGTGGGCCTGACCCTCATACCCCAGCTTTATTAAGAGTACCCAAGAGGCAGGCTTTGTCCCATAAATATGATATGCTTTTCTTAGCATCTTGCAAGGATGtgagggacccaggacccatTTGGGAAGTGGCTTTGGAGGGCTTCTTTAAGGATTGGTGAAGCTCTGGGCCTCTGGGCTAGGTAGGCAGTGTAGAGCTGGCGGCTTCCATTTGTGTTTTGCTGGGAGCGCCTGCTAGGCTTGCTTAATCCCAGCAGTTTTCTTCCTGCGGTCGTCCCAGGCTCTGGGAACGGGCTGTTTGTGTGTTGCCTGCAGCCTGTTCTCTTCTTTCGCCGTCCCAGGGAGAAGACTGTGCAGCAGCATGCTGGTGAGACAGACCCTGTGACCACCATGAGGGCCATCCGCAGGGAGAAGGACCAGTTCAAGGTGCCTCGGGACTGAGGCACACCCATGCCGGGACAGGGACTTTTAACCGAGTGGCCTGCTGCTAATGCAGGACGGTCTACTTTTCAGTTAATTCAGAGCCCTTAGCTTGTGTTATCAAATGTTCTAATGcatatttataagagaaaaaagGTTTAAAGTATTTATTCCCATAACCTCTGCTTATGGACTCTATATTACCTCTGGCTCTCCTGGTCTATAACCTCAGGGTCCTGTGGTCACATGACATCCAGTTTGCCCCAGTTTGTTAGAGGTGCTTGCTCTGGGAGGGACTGAGCCTGGGTAGGCCTCTTGACATCCTGGCTCTTTGGGAAGGAGATGACTGGCACCTCTCTGGGCTTTTCCTCCCTTTTCGACTAAGCCTCACGGGTAGCGACTACTTCCAGGAATTagtacctgtgtgtgtctgtgttgacaTTTTCATGAGATGCTTCTGTGTCAGTGTGAATGGACTTGAGTCTTTGAGAGCAAGTTGGGGCACAGCCTGGATCTCAGGTTGCCCTGTCAGAGGCCTGAAGCCTGGCCTCAGCGAGGCAGGCTTCTGATGTGTGTGAAGCTGGCCGTTTGCCAAGGCCCTTCTTTGGGTCAGACTGCTTCTGGGTTGGCCACCATGGAGGCTGTGCTCAGCGTTGTGAATTCTCAGCAAGAGTTACTCTGGCACCCCTGCCCTGAGCAGCCTGGAGCCTGTCATTAAGCGTGTCAATAGTCCCTGTTGGCCTCCACCTTGTCCTGTCTCCTCCTGGGAGAGGTTGGATCTCTGCATTTGCTGAGTTGAACCAGTGTGGCTGTCCTGGGAAGCTGCCACCCGCCGTGGCTCTGCCTCTGTCCCCGCATTACAGCTTTTCCTCTTCTGctcccctcctgcctctccaaggcttttcttttccttcacacACCCAGACCGTATTCCTGTAAAGTGTTTCCCTTATTCCTGGAGTCTGGTGGCTTGCTTCAGTAGACCATCCTGTGTCCATGCTTTGATGGCCAGCTTGCTGTCCTATGCCAGCCCCACAAGCCGTTACTTTAGTTTTATAGTTATTCGTTGCCAGGGAGACAGAGTCCAGAGCATCCTGGCATCCATTCACATCAGAATGGGGAACTCTGGGATTGAATTTGGAGGTGCAGCTCTGGTGGGGGAGAGGCAGCTACAGCATGGCACCCACCATTACCCAGCCACGCTGTCTGTCCAGCTGCCTTGCATTGCATTGCTGCTCTGTAGTCCTGACGGCTGCAGCCTGAGCAGACAGAGTCCAAGGTTTAGGACACAACGTGCCCTCACCTCTTCTGACCAACTGGCTCTGGACTCAGGACTTTTTCTCCCCCAGCCATTCTCCTAGATTCCTAGGGCCTCACGGCACTTAGGAGAACTTTAttataaaagagaacaaaagctgggcatggtagcatatgttttaatctcagcatctgggaagcagaggcaggagaatctaaCTTAGTCTAAGAGTCCCAGCTGGTTGGCACCTGGTATACTGTGTTCTGTGTTCCTATCCCTCGTGATCTGAGCTTCTAGTCACTGGTGTCTGTCCAGCTGGAAGAGGCAGGCTTCTGGTCTACCTACCAGTGTAGATGTGTGCCTTCAAGGGAAACAGAGGCCAGGGTGAGAATAAAGAATTGGATGGGtggcacagggtgggggtggggacagcacTAGAACCTAACCTGCTCAGGGGTAGCCAGCTCTTTCTGTCCTAGGGCCCATCCCTCTGTGTGAGTGTCAGAGGCAGGAGACCCATCTCTGCCCTCCGATTTATGGTCTGCGTGAGAGCAGCTGACACGCTGGGCGTGGAAGAAGACATTGCTTTCCTCTTCCTACCCCTCAGCT
Proteins encoded in this region:
- the Hagh gene encoding hydroxyacylglutathione hydrolase, mitochondrial isoform X1, whose translation is MVLGRGSLCLRSLSALGATCARRGLGQALLGLSLCHTDFRKNLTVQQDIMKVELLPALTDNYMYLIIDEDTHEAAIVDPVQPQKVVEAVKKHRVRLTTVLTTHHHWDHAGGNEKLVKLEPGLRVYGGDDRIGALTHKVTHLSTLQVGSLSVKCLSTPCHTSGHICYFVSKPGSSEPSAVFTGDTLFVAGCGKFYEGTADEMYKALLEVLGRLPPDTKVYCGHEYTVNNLKFARHVEPGNAAIQEKLAWAKEKYAIGEPTVPSTLAEEFTYNPFMRVKEKTVQQHAGETDPVTTMRAIRREKDQFKVPRD
- the Hagh gene encoding hydroxyacylglutathione hydrolase, mitochondrial isoform X2, whose translation is MKVELLPALTDNYMYLIIDEDTHEAAIVDPVQPQKVVEAVKKHRVRLTTVLTTHHHWDHAGGNEKLVKLEPGLRVYGGDDRIGALTHKVTHLSTLQVGSLSVKCLSTPCHTSGHICYFVSKPGSSEPSAVFTGDTLFVAGCGKFYEGTADEMYKALLEVLGRLPPDTKVYCGHEYTVNNLKFARHVEPGNAAIQEKLAWAKEKYAIGEPTVPSTLAEEFTYNPFMRVKEKTVQQHAGETDPVTTMRAIRREKDQFKVPRD